One segment of Mycobacterium spongiae DNA contains the following:
- a CDS encoding response regulator transcription factor has product MTASTPALRILVYSDNVQTRDEVMQALGKRLHPDLPALTYVEVATGPMVVRRMDEGGIDLAILDGEATPTGGMGIAKQLKDELETCPPIVVLTGRPDDAWLASWSRAEAAVPHPIDPIVLGQTVLGLLRAPAL; this is encoded by the coding sequence GTGACCGCCTCCACACCTGCCCTGCGGATCCTCGTCTACAGCGACAACGTCCAGACCCGCGACGAGGTGATGCAGGCGTTGGGCAAGCGGCTACACCCGGACCTGCCGGCGTTGACCTACGTCGAAGTCGCAACCGGTCCGATGGTCGTGCGTCGGATGGATGAAGGAGGCATTGACCTTGCCATCCTCGACGGCGAGGCGACCCCGACCGGAGGCATGGGAATCGCCAAGCAGCTCAAAGACGAACTGGAGACGTGCCCGCCGATTGTGGTGCTAACCGGGCGCCCTGACGATGCTTGGCTGGCCAGCTGGTCACGAGCCGAAGCCGCGGTACCCCATCCCATCGACCCCATTGTGCTGGGACAGACGGTGCTCGGCCTCTTGCGCGCCCCGGCGCTGTAA
- a CDS encoding TetR/AcrR family transcriptional regulator, which translates to MPAAGAPQVLSSKGRQTREAIEQAARRLFAEHGFHGTTLADITSAAGKSSAVFYRYFTDKEDLLAVLAESFLHDVVTPSGLSLSLPDSPDDDAFFTSVVTGYWNIFKQNIGIMIAVAQLAATQRRFADVQNEFRRFGIEIVAASVRRAQEQGFGSRLDPAHTAAAIALLFENFTTVFGGASGIESLGIEISDEDAIKTLATVWKKTLYGEQGDQ; encoded by the coding sequence ATGCCCGCCGCAGGAGCGCCGCAAGTGCTCAGTTCCAAAGGCCGCCAAACCCGCGAGGCCATCGAGCAAGCTGCGCGCAGGCTGTTCGCCGAGCACGGATTTCACGGGACCACCTTGGCCGATATCACGTCGGCCGCGGGCAAGTCGTCAGCAGTGTTCTATCGGTACTTCACCGACAAAGAAGATCTGCTGGCCGTGCTGGCCGAATCGTTTCTGCACGATGTGGTCACGCCGTCCGGATTGAGCCTCTCCCTGCCGGACTCGCCGGACGACGATGCGTTCTTCACCTCGGTGGTCACCGGCTACTGGAACATCTTCAAACAAAACATCGGCATCATGATCGCTGTCGCCCAGCTGGCCGCAACCCAGCGACGTTTCGCCGACGTCCAGAACGAGTTTCGGCGTTTCGGCATCGAAATCGTCGCCGCATCCGTGCGGCGTGCGCAAGAGCAGGGCTTCGGGTCACGACTCGATCCGGCTCACACTGCCGCCGCAATCGCCTTGCTATTCGAGAACTTCACAACAGTGTTCGGGGGAGCGTCAGGCATCGAGAGTCTCGGGATCGAGATCAGCGACGAGGACGCCATCAAGACCCTGGCAACGGTCTGGAAGAAAACCCTGTACGGCGAGCAAGGAGACCAGTAA
- a CDS encoding CaiB/BaiF CoA transferase family protein: MTTECAGPLDGIRVLELGTLIAGPFAGRLLADMGADVIKVEPPGAPDPLRNWGQAELDGHHVFWTVHARNKRAITLDLRRPRGRDLFLDLVDRSDIVVENFRPGTLEKWDLGYDVLSERNPGIILVRVSGYGQTGPDSHKAGYASVAEAASGLRHLNGFPGGPPPRLALSLGDSLAGMFGAQGALAALYRRGITGRGQVVDVALTESCLAVQESTIPDYDVGGVVRGPSGTRLEGIAPSNIYRSADGSWVVIAANQDTVFVRLCHAIGRPELATDDRFATHGARGRNQDELDKIIGTWAVERQSGDIIESLSAAGVIAGPINTVAEVVNDAQLRARGMLVDHYDERVQRDVLGPGIVPVLSESPGRVRNAGPAHPGQHNDEIYRGLLGKTPAELNELRTEEVL, from the coding sequence ATGACTACCGAGTGTGCCGGACCGCTCGATGGAATCCGCGTGCTCGAGCTCGGAACCCTGATCGCCGGACCGTTCGCCGGCCGGCTGTTGGCTGATATGGGCGCCGACGTCATCAAGGTGGAGCCGCCTGGTGCGCCGGACCCATTGCGAAACTGGGGGCAGGCCGAACTCGACGGGCACCACGTCTTCTGGACGGTGCATGCCCGCAACAAACGGGCCATCACGCTCGACCTGCGTCGGCCCCGCGGGCGGGATCTGTTCCTGGATCTCGTCGATCGGTCCGACATCGTGGTGGAGAATTTCCGCCCGGGCACGCTGGAGAAGTGGGACCTGGGCTACGACGTACTCAGCGAACGCAACCCGGGCATCATTCTGGTCCGGGTCTCGGGCTACGGACAAACTGGACCTGACTCGCACAAGGCCGGGTACGCCTCGGTCGCCGAAGCGGCCAGCGGACTACGTCACCTCAATGGATTCCCCGGCGGGCCGCCGCCGCGACTCGCGTTGTCGTTGGGAGACAGTCTCGCCGGCATGTTCGGCGCTCAGGGCGCCTTGGCGGCGCTGTACCGTCGCGGCATCACCGGCCGGGGCCAAGTTGTCGACGTCGCGCTCACCGAATCGTGCCTGGCGGTACAAGAATCCACGATCCCGGACTACGACGTCGGCGGCGTAGTGCGCGGACCGTCCGGAACCCGGCTGGAGGGCATTGCGCCATCGAATATCTACCGCAGCGCGGACGGGTCTTGGGTCGTCATCGCGGCCAACCAGGACACCGTGTTCGTCCGACTGTGTCATGCGATCGGGCGCCCGGAGCTGGCCACCGATGACCGGTTCGCCACCCACGGTGCCCGCGGCCGCAATCAAGACGAACTCGACAAGATCATCGGCACGTGGGCCGTCGAGCGGCAATCGGGCGACATCATCGAATCGCTTTCCGCCGCTGGCGTGATCGCCGGACCAATCAACACCGTCGCCGAGGTGGTCAACGACGCACAGTTGCGGGCCCGCGGCATGCTCGTCGACCACTACGACGAACGAGTCCAGCGCGACGTTCTAGGACCCGGAATCGTGCCAGTGCTCTCCGAATCCCCAGGCCGCGTTCGCAATGCCGGCCCAGCGCACCCGGGCCAGCACAACGACGAGATCTATCGGGGTCTGCTGGGCAAGACACCGGCGGAACTCAACGAGTTGCGCACTGAGGAGGTGCTGTGA
- a CDS encoding PPE family protein — MSFVSLPPEINSLRMFIGAGTAPMLSAAAAWDGLAEELGIAAQSFSSVTSGLAGQAWQGAAAMAMAAAAAPYAGWLTAAAAQSAGAAGQARSVASIFEAAQAATVLPEAVSANRNAFVQLVMSNLFGQNAPAIAAAEALYEEMWAADVAAMSGYYAGASAVAQQVVPWSSVLQKFPGLAGAGAGATGDSAAVGGAQGATGGAVGGGAVVGAGGAGLVGGVGAASAGASSGGAASYATTAGGESAGAGVAPASSTSANAGVGDAGMGGAHLGGGAMMAPMGAAMLAANAARSGSGGGGQPGNGEANAGAASAEASTQQAETPDSMAQEVEAPESEAQEVAPSAPQIAVLSTSTPEVAAEGAPVLNVQASRGKGSGIPQSTLRSARAGTSPESEAQEASETPAEAEAAAPTLRPEAATGELRPRDTQEERIQVRGG; from the coding sequence GTGAGTTTTGTATCGCTGCCGCCGGAGATTAACTCCCTGCGAATGTTCATTGGCGCGGGCACCGCGCCCATGTTGTCGGCGGCTGCGGCCTGGGATGGCCTTGCCGAAGAGTTGGGAATTGCGGCGCAATCGTTCTCATCGGTGACGTCCGGGTTGGCGGGTCAGGCATGGCAAGGCGCGGCAGCCATGGCGATGGCGGCCGCGGCCGCTCCCTACGCGGGCTGGCTCACCGCGGCGGCAGCTCAGTCCGCCGGAGCGGCGGGGCAGGCGCGCTCGGTGGCCAGCATCTTTGAGGCGGCCCAAGCCGCGACGGTGCTCCCGGAGGCGGTGTCGGCCAACCGCAACGCCTTCGTGCAGCTGGTGATGTCGAACCTGTTCGGTCAGAATGCGCCGGCGATAGCGGCGGCCGAGGCACTGTACGAAGAGATGTGGGCTGCGGATGTGGCCGCGATGTCGGGGTACTACGCCGGAGCGTCGGCGGTAGCCCAGCAGGTGGTGCCGTGGTCGAGCGTACTGCAGAAATTCCCGGGTCTGGCCGGTGCCGGCGCCGGCGCCACTGGCGACTCTGCAGCCGTCGGCGGTGCTCAGGGCGCCACCGGCGGCGCCGTCGGTGGCGGCGCGGTCGTGGGCGCCGGAGGTGCCGGCCTTGTGGGCGGAGTCGGTGCCGCCAGCGCCGGCGCAAGCAGCGGAGGTGCCGCCAGCTACGCCACCACTGCGGGCGGCGAGAGCGCTGGCGCGGGGGTTGCGCCGGCAAGTTCGACCTCGGCCAATGCAGGCGTGGGCGATGCCGGCATGGGCGGTGCCCATTTGGGCGGTGGTGCCATGATGGCGCCTATGGGCGCCGCAATGTTGGCGGCCAATGCCGCTCGTAGCGGTTCCGGGGGTGGTGGTCAGCCTGGCAACGGTGAGGCGAACGCTGGGGCCGCGAGTGCCGAGGCTTCAACTCAGCAAGCCGAAACACCGGACTCCATGGCTCAGGAAGTGGAAGCGCCGGAATCTGAGGCGCAGGAAGTCGCGCCATCGGCTCCACAGATAGCGGTACTGTCAACGTCGACTCCGGAAGTGGCGGCGGAGGGAGCCCCAGTGCTCAATGTCCAGGCGAGTCGCGGAAAGGGATCTGGAATCCCGCAGTCGACACTGCGCTCCGCGCGAGCTGGTACTAGCCCAGAGAGTGAAGCGCAGGAAGCTTCCGAGACCCCCGCGGAGGCGGAGGCAGCAGCGCCGACCTTGCGGCCGGAAGCGGCAACGGGGGAGTTGCGGCCCCGGGACACGCAAGAAGAGCGAATTCAGGTTCGCGGCGGCTGA
- a CDS encoding NADH-quinone oxidoreductase subunit A, with translation MNVYIPILVLAAVAAAFAVVSVVIASLVGPSRFNRSKLAAYECGIEPTDTPASTGASGAPASSGQRFPIKYYLTAMLFIVFDIEIVFLYPWAVSYDSLGTFALVEMAIFMLTVFVAYAYVWRRGGLTWD, from the coding sequence TTGAACGTCTACATACCCATCCTGGTACTGGCGGCGGTGGCGGCCGCTTTCGCGGTGGTGTCGGTCGTGATCGCGAGCCTCGTCGGACCGTCGCGGTTCAACCGCTCAAAACTGGCCGCCTACGAATGCGGGATCGAACCCACCGACACTCCAGCCAGTACCGGGGCCAGCGGCGCCCCTGCGTCAAGCGGGCAGCGCTTCCCGATCAAGTACTACCTGACCGCAATGTTGTTCATCGTGTTCGACATCGAAATCGTGTTCCTCTACCCATGGGCCGTCAGCTACGACTCGTTGGGCACGTTCGCGCTGGTCGAAATGGCGATATTCATGCTGACGGTGTTCGTAGCTTATGCCTATGTGTGGCGCCGCGGAGGCCTGACGTGGGATTGA
- a CDS encoding YceI family protein, with protein sequence MTTLETLLGDPDSAGVWNLVPDRSSVTFKVKNMWGLLTVKGAFTDFSGDGQLTAKGAVFGRVDIMVASLRTGINRRDQHLLAADFFDADRFPQMSVVVTALAPTSGKAADLRADFTVKGQSAPVPLPVTITDLGDGAVRISGEAQLDRSRFGLGWNKLGAIGATATASADVVFVRAPQ encoded by the coding sequence ATGACAACGTTGGAGACGCTGCTGGGTGATCCCGATTCGGCAGGGGTGTGGAATCTGGTCCCAGATCGCTCGAGCGTGACGTTCAAGGTCAAGAACATGTGGGGCTTGCTCACCGTCAAGGGCGCGTTCACCGACTTCAGTGGCGACGGCCAGCTCACCGCCAAGGGCGCGGTGTTCGGCAGAGTCGACATCATGGTCGCGTCGCTGCGCACCGGCATCAACCGCCGCGACCAGCACCTACTTGCCGCCGATTTCTTCGATGCCGACCGATTTCCGCAGATGAGTGTTGTCGTGACCGCATTGGCGCCCACCTCCGGCAAGGCCGCCGACCTGCGGGCCGACTTCACCGTCAAAGGACAGAGCGCGCCAGTACCCTTGCCCGTGACAATCACCGACCTCGGTGACGGTGCGGTGCGCATATCTGGGGAAGCGCAACTCGATCGGTCCAGGTTCGGCCTGGGTTGGAACAAGCTCGGCGCAATCGGCGCGACGGCAACCGCGTCAGCCGACGTCGTCTTCGTGCGGGCGCCCCAGTAG
- a CDS encoding DUF6285 domain-containing protein encodes MNAEYGRPTAAELVAAAAEFLEGDVREATGGQVNFHARVAANALRIVERELLAPVESGVRAGLAGLGFADEAGLAAAIRAGELDGRDDELVSCMRALVRHRLAVAHPGYDDE; translated from the coding sequence GTGAATGCCGAATACGGGCGTCCAACCGCGGCCGAACTCGTAGCCGCTGCCGCCGAGTTCCTGGAAGGCGATGTGCGGGAGGCGACCGGCGGACAGGTCAACTTTCATGCCAGGGTGGCGGCCAACGCGCTGCGCATTGTCGAGCGCGAACTCCTCGCTCCCGTCGAATCCGGGGTGCGAGCGGGCCTGGCCGGCCTGGGCTTCGCCGACGAGGCCGGCCTCGCCGCCGCTATCCGGGCTGGCGAACTCGACGGCCGCGACGACGAGCTCGTCTCCTGTATGCGCGCTCTGGTACGCCATCGGTTGGCGGTTGCTCATCCCGGATACGACGACGAATAG
- a CDS encoding nuclear transport factor 2 family protein: protein MPPTPATAAEAIVEVADTLFTAIENGDIAAVDRLWSDDIAVWRVGAGKDDDKARALRVIAWFTSATTARRYQLLDRRVFDDGASRGFVQQHVLRATGRTGRPISIRVCIVIKINAVGLINRIDEYFDPAELAPLLERPQQTR from the coding sequence GTGCCCCCTACCCCCGCAACCGCGGCCGAAGCCATCGTGGAGGTGGCCGACACACTGTTCACGGCCATCGAGAACGGCGACATCGCGGCGGTCGACCGATTGTGGAGCGACGACATCGCGGTGTGGCGGGTCGGCGCCGGCAAAGATGACGACAAGGCCCGCGCACTGCGGGTCATCGCATGGTTCACCTCCGCGACCACCGCGCGCCGCTATCAGCTTCTCGACCGCCGGGTCTTCGACGACGGCGCCAGTAGGGGCTTCGTACAACAACACGTGTTACGCGCGACCGGGCGCACCGGCCGACCGATCTCGATCCGAGTTTGTATCGTGATCAAGATCAACGCCGTGGGCCTGATCAATCGCATCGACGAATACTTCGACCCGGCCGAGCTCGCACCACTGCTCGAACGACCACAACAGACGAGGTGA
- a CDS encoding NADH-quinone oxidoreductase subunit C, whose product MSPPDQDPREAAGGSGPEVPAAGGGEIVDVRRGMFGISGTGDTSGYGRLVREVVLPGSSPRPYGSYFDDVVDQLAEALRRSDIDADSAIEKVVVDRDELTLHVRRDLLPQVAQHLRDEPELRFELCLGVNGVHYPHETERELHAVYPLQSITHGRRLRLEVSAPDSDPHIPSLFAVYPTNDWHERETYDFFGIIFDGHPSLTRIEMPDDWQGHPQRKDYPLGGVPVEYKGAQIPPPDERRGYQ is encoded by the coding sequence ATGAGCCCGCCGGACCAGGATCCACGCGAGGCTGCCGGCGGTTCCGGCCCCGAGGTACCAGCGGCCGGCGGTGGCGAAATAGTCGACGTTCGCCGCGGCATGTTCGGAATCAGCGGCACCGGCGATACCTCGGGATACGGACGGTTGGTGCGCGAAGTCGTGCTCCCGGGCAGTAGTCCGCGGCCGTACGGCAGCTACTTCGACGACGTGGTCGATCAGCTCGCCGAGGCCCTCCGGCGCAGCGATATCGACGCCGACAGCGCGATTGAGAAAGTCGTGGTGGACCGCGACGAGCTGACCCTGCACGTCCGTCGGGATCTGCTGCCGCAGGTGGCCCAGCATCTGCGCGACGAACCGGAACTGCGTTTCGAACTGTGCCTCGGCGTCAACGGGGTGCACTACCCGCACGAGACCGAGCGGGAACTGCACGCCGTCTACCCATTGCAGTCGATCACCCATGGCCGCCGCCTGCGACTGGAAGTCTCGGCGCCCGACAGTGATCCGCACATTCCGTCGCTGTTTGCCGTCTACCCGACCAACGACTGGCACGAGCGCGAGACCTACGACTTCTTCGGGATCATTTTCGACGGCCATCCGTCGCTGACCCGAATCGAGATGCCCGACGATTGGCAGGGGCATCCGCAACGCAAGGACTACCCACTGGGCGGCGTTCCAGTGGAATACAAGGGCGCGCAGATACCCCCGCCCGACGAGCGGAGGGGCTACCAGTGA
- a CDS encoding phosphotransferase family protein: protein MTQLPDGVAAVLAPRLGTQVAIDNMRILTGGASRSTWAFDAITGEGRRALILRIGPPDDVHAGMELEARVQAAAAAAGAPVPPILIADDSDAALGNPFLICEHIAGETIVRRIQRQLDEPGRERLVRRCAQALAAIHRAESNDPGLAQGDQLAVWRERLDAMEDTTATFEWAFRWLARHRPPSSPAVLVHGDYRMGNLIIDGSGSAPVLAAVLDWELVHVGEAYEDLAWFCIRAWRFGAPASRGAGGLGSIDSFLHAYEEASATDVDRAAFHWWLVLATLRWGVICRYQAQRHLSGQVRSVELATIGRRVCETEWDLLQLLDRGAS from the coding sequence GTGACCCAGCTACCCGACGGCGTGGCCGCCGTGCTGGCTCCCCGTCTCGGTACCCAGGTAGCAATCGACAACATGCGCATCCTCACCGGCGGAGCCAGCCGCAGCACGTGGGCGTTCGACGCCATCACCGGCGAAGGGCGCCGGGCGCTGATCCTGCGCATCGGACCGCCCGACGACGTACACGCCGGCATGGAACTGGAGGCGCGGGTGCAAGCGGCCGCCGCAGCGGCCGGAGCGCCGGTGCCGCCCATCCTGATCGCCGACGATTCGGATGCAGCACTCGGAAATCCGTTCTTGATCTGCGAACACATCGCTGGCGAAACAATCGTCCGGCGAATCCAGCGCCAACTGGACGAACCAGGTCGCGAGCGGTTGGTGCGCCGCTGCGCGCAGGCCCTGGCTGCCATCCACCGGGCCGAGTCGAACGATCCGGGCTTGGCCCAGGGGGACCAGCTCGCCGTCTGGCGGGAACGCCTAGATGCCATGGAAGACACCACCGCGACCTTCGAGTGGGCATTCCGCTGGCTGGCTAGACATCGCCCACCGTCGTCACCGGCGGTTCTCGTTCACGGCGACTACCGCATGGGAAACCTCATCATCGACGGATCCGGCAGTGCCCCCGTTCTGGCCGCCGTTCTGGACTGGGAACTCGTCCATGTGGGCGAGGCGTACGAAGACCTAGCCTGGTTCTGCATCCGAGCCTGGCGATTCGGTGCTCCGGCGAGCCGTGGCGCCGGGGGTCTGGGCAGTATCGACAGTTTCCTGCACGCGTACGAAGAAGCCAGCGCCACCGACGTTGATCGGGCGGCGTTTCATTGGTGGCTGGTACTGGCCACCTTGCGCTGGGGTGTCATCTGCCGCTACCAGGCACAGCGCCACTTAAGCGGGCAGGTCCGCTCGGTGGAGTTGGCAACGATCGGCCGCCGGGTATGCGAGACCGAATGGGATCTGCTGCAACTACTCGATAGGGGCGCGTCGTGA
- a CDS encoding hydroxymethylglutaryl-CoA lyase produces the protein MPWVTIREVALRDGLQIEKPIPLKAKLELLAAIAATGVREVEATAFVSPSKVPSMADAAELAAELNCYPDIEFSALIASPNGARRAVAAGLRSIEYVVAASDEFSMANVGRSTAAATNHIGEIVAIAHDSDTTVEVIVATAWDCPFAGPTPPQLVLDLAGAAVDEGVDRFSIADTIGTAAPGRVTSLIAQLRPVIGDMPLGGHFHNTRGTGLASAYAAVGSGVTRLDASVGGLGGCPFAPGATGNIATEDLVYLLTDSGFDVGIDLQATTAAAEVARSVVGHDLPGALLRAGDRIRN, from the coding sequence TTGCCATGGGTCACGATCCGCGAGGTGGCGCTGCGCGACGGCCTGCAGATTGAGAAACCCATCCCACTGAAGGCCAAACTCGAACTGTTGGCGGCAATCGCCGCCACCGGAGTCCGCGAGGTGGAAGCCACGGCTTTCGTGTCACCATCGAAGGTCCCGTCGATGGCCGACGCCGCCGAACTCGCCGCGGAACTCAACTGCTACCCGGACATCGAATTCTCCGCGTTGATCGCCAGCCCGAATGGCGCACGACGCGCGGTCGCCGCGGGATTGAGGTCGATCGAATACGTCGTGGCGGCCAGCGACGAATTCAGTATGGCCAACGTTGGGCGCAGCACCGCCGCAGCCACCAACCACATCGGTGAGATCGTCGCCATCGCCCACGACAGCGACACGACGGTCGAGGTCATCGTCGCCACCGCATGGGACTGCCCCTTCGCGGGGCCCACCCCCCCACAGCTGGTCCTCGACCTCGCGGGCGCCGCCGTCGATGAGGGCGTGGACCGATTCTCGATCGCCGACACTATCGGCACCGCCGCCCCCGGGCGAGTGACTTCGCTGATCGCACAACTGCGCCCGGTAATCGGAGACATGCCGCTGGGCGGACACTTCCACAACACCCGCGGGACCGGCTTGGCCAGCGCCTACGCCGCCGTCGGCTCCGGCGTTACCCGGCTTGACGCATCGGTCGGCGGACTCGGCGGTTGCCCCTTTGCGCCGGGCGCGACGGGCAACATCGCTACCGAGGATCTGGTGTATCTGTTGACCGACAGCGGTTTTGACGTCGGCATCGACCTGCAGGCCACGACCGCCGCAGCCGAAGTAGCGCGATCCGTCGTCGGCCACGACTTGCCGGGCGCCCTGCTCCGCGCGGGGGACCGGATCCGCAACTGA
- a CDS encoding acyl-CoA dehydrogenase family protein, which produces MDFTLPEHLPRLLTAMDEFIEAEIAPLERENIQYFDHRREHARTDWENGGIPCREWEDLLGEMRRRADKAGWLRYGLPAQFGGRDGTNIDMAVIREHLAHKGLGLHNDLQNESSIVGNFPQVIMMDRFGTEAQKKEWTEALITGERSMAFGLTEPHHGSDATWLETRAEESGEGWIINGAKRFNTGVHRATHDLVFARTSGEPGQARGITAFLVPTNTPGFTVPYYWWTFNMPTDHGEVELTNVAVPADAVLGEVDRGLEVGQTFLHENRIRQAASSLGAAQHCIDRAVAYATERTVFGKPLAVNQAVQWPLVELQTEAQMVRLLVYYAASHLDRDHHMEVSDKVSMANYRANRLVCEAADRAMQVFGGVGYSRHEPFEHIYRHHRRYRITEGAEEIQIRRVAQRLFKFGKK; this is translated from the coding sequence GTGGATTTCACTCTCCCAGAACACCTTCCGAGACTACTGACCGCGATGGACGAGTTCATCGAGGCCGAGATTGCGCCGCTGGAGCGAGAAAACATCCAATACTTCGACCATCGGCGAGAGCATGCCCGCACCGACTGGGAGAACGGCGGCATTCCATGCCGAGAATGGGAGGATCTGCTCGGCGAGATGCGCAGGCGCGCCGACAAAGCCGGCTGGCTGCGCTATGGGCTCCCCGCACAGTTCGGCGGCCGCGATGGAACCAATATCGACATGGCCGTCATCCGCGAACACCTGGCCCACAAGGGGCTCGGGCTGCACAACGACCTGCAGAACGAGTCGTCGATCGTCGGCAACTTCCCGCAGGTCATCATGATGGACCGGTTCGGCACCGAAGCGCAGAAGAAGGAATGGACCGAGGCCCTCATCACCGGCGAGCGGTCGATGGCTTTCGGATTGACCGAGCCGCATCACGGGTCGGACGCCACCTGGCTCGAAACCCGCGCCGAGGAATCCGGAGAAGGCTGGATCATCAACGGCGCCAAACGGTTCAACACTGGCGTGCATCGCGCCACGCATGACCTGGTGTTCGCCCGCACATCAGGTGAGCCCGGTCAAGCTCGGGGCATCACGGCGTTCCTGGTACCCACCAACACTCCCGGCTTCACAGTGCCCTACTACTGGTGGACGTTCAACATGCCGACCGACCACGGCGAAGTGGAACTCACCAACGTCGCCGTACCCGCGGACGCGGTGCTCGGCGAGGTCGACCGTGGCCTCGAGGTGGGTCAGACCTTCCTCCACGAAAACAGGATTCGCCAAGCCGCCAGCAGCCTGGGTGCCGCACAGCACTGCATCGACCGGGCTGTCGCCTACGCCACCGAACGCACGGTGTTCGGCAAGCCGCTGGCGGTGAACCAAGCCGTGCAGTGGCCGCTTGTCGAACTTCAGACGGAGGCTCAGATGGTGCGGCTGTTGGTGTACTACGCGGCGTCGCACCTGGACCGCGACCACCACATGGAAGTGTCGGACAAGGTGTCGATGGCGAATTACCGCGCGAATCGGCTGGTGTGCGAGGCGGCCGACCGCGCCATGCAGGTATTCGGCGGCGTGGGATACAGCCGTCACGAACCGTTCGAGCACATCTACCGCCATCACCGCCGCTACCGGATCACCGAAGGAGCGGAGGAGATTCAGATTCGCCGGGTTGCGCAGCGGCTGTTCAAGTTCGGCAAGAAGTGA
- a CDS encoding NuoB/complex I 20 kDa subunit family protein, producing MGLEEQLPGGILLSTVEKVAGYVRKNSLWPATFGLACCAIEMMATAGPRFDLARFGMERFSATPRQADLMIVAGRVSQKMAPVLRQIYDQMAEPKWVLAMGVCASSGGMFNNYAIVQGVDHVVPVDIYLPGCPPRPEMLLYAILKLHEKIQEMPLGVNRERAIAEAEEAALGARPTIEMRGLLR from the coding sequence GTGGGCCTGGAAGAACAGCTGCCCGGCGGGATCCTGCTGTCGACAGTCGAAAAGGTAGCCGGCTACGTCCGGAAGAACTCACTGTGGCCGGCGACCTTCGGGCTCGCCTGCTGCGCAATCGAAATGATGGCGACCGCCGGGCCGAGATTCGACCTCGCGCGGTTCGGAATGGAGCGGTTCTCGGCGACGCCGCGACAAGCCGATCTGATGATCGTGGCCGGCCGGGTCAGTCAGAAGATGGCGCCGGTGCTGCGCCAGATCTACGACCAGATGGCCGAGCCGAAATGGGTTCTGGCCATGGGCGTGTGCGCATCGTCCGGCGGCATGTTCAACAACTACGCGATCGTCCAGGGCGTGGACCACGTCGTACCGGTCGACATCTACCTGCCCGGCTGCCCGCCGCGTCCCGAGATGCTGCTGTACGCAATTCTGAAGCTGCACGAGAAGATTCAGGAAATGCCGCTCGGCGTCAACCGGGAACGCGCCATCGCCGAAGCGGAAGAGGCGGCGCTGGGGGCCAGGCCCACGATCGAGATGCGCGGACTGCTGCGATGA